A genomic window from Prunus persica cultivar Lovell chromosome G2, Prunus_persica_NCBIv2, whole genome shotgun sequence includes:
- the LOC109947351 gene encoding rust resistance kinase Lr10-like, translated as MTISLTDSIKVLLEFESETTGVAQGIEYLHQGCDQRILHFDIKPHNVLLDYNFTPKLSDFGLAKLCSKDESIVSMTTARGTMGYIAPEVFSRNFGKVSYKSDVYSFGMLLLEIIRGKKNFGATMENTNQDYYPDAVYNLLEEGEDPRIHFGEEGDDEIPMKLAIVGLWCIQWNPVDRPSMNAVVQMLEGGEKLIKPPNPFASTGSTRSFATGPSRNLNLELETIVELE; from the exons ATGACGATTTCTCTTACGGACAGTATCAAGGTTCTATTGGAATTCGAATCTGAGACTACTG GCGTAGCCCAAGGAATTGAATATCTTCACCAAGGATGTGATCAACGAATCCTTCATTTTGATATCAAACCACATAACGTTTTGCTAGACTACAACTTCACTCCAAAACTTTCAGATTTTGGTTTGGCTAAGTTGTGTTCCAAGGACGAAAGTATTGTGTCAATGACTACAGCTAGGGGAACCATGGGCTACATTGCACCTGAAGTGTTCTCCAGGAACTTCGGAAAGGTGTCTTATAAGTCAGATGTCTATAGTTTTGGAATGTTATTGCTTGAGATTATAcgaggtaaaaaaaattttggcgCAACCATGGAGAACACAAACCAAGATTACTACCCAGATGCGGTCTATAATCTTctagaagaaggagaagaccCACGAATCCATTTTGGAGAAGAAGGAGATGATGAAATTCCAATGAAACTCGCAATTGTTGGGCTCTGGTGCATCCAATGGAACCCGGTTGATCGTCCTTCCATGAATGCAGTGGTTCAAATGTTGGAAGGAGGAGAAAAGTTAATAAAACCTCCTAATCCTTTTGCGTCCACAGGTTCTACAAGAAGCTTTGCAACTGGGCCATCAAGAAATTTAAATCTAGAGTTAGAAACAATTGTTGAGTTAGAATAA
- the LOC18785998 gene encoding uncharacterized protein LOC18785998 isoform X2 has translation MLGFLCARRKTWIVSSLSSFAHGSAAAHQSRLLQAHTLPLIHQQIASFSCGFETRRHHHSSACQLGSACGTGAASIWHALLPSSCNRRSRDLRRPAIHYELKGEGSWNAAWDARPARWLHRPDSAWLLFGVCNCLAPIDWADDSTPDGNDGVSNENAESFDSKCSAAPDQNNIDSSADYRVTGVPADGRCLFRAIAHVACLRNGEEAPDENRQRDLADELRAQVVDELLKRREETEWFIEGDFDAYVKRLQQPYVWGGEPELLMASHVLKPGCPSYLFWILIPSCCHRWSL, from the exons ATGCTCGGATTTCTTTGCGCGCGCCGCAAGACTTGGATCGTCAGCTCCCTCTCGTCCTTCGCTCACGGCTCGGCGGCGGCTCACCAGAGCCGACTCCTCCAAGCCCACACCCTTCCCCTCATTCATCAGCAAATCGCTAGCTTCTCCTGCGGTTTTGAGACTCGGCGCCACCACCACTCGAGCGCGTGCCAGCTCGGCTCGGCTTGCGGCACCGGCGCGGCATCGATATGGCACGCCTTGCTCCCTTCGTCCTGCAACCGGAGATCTCGAGATCTCCGCCGGCCGGCGATCCACTACGAGCTTAAGGGAGAGGGGTCTTGGAACGCCGCTTGGGACGCACGCCCAGCTCGCTGGCTCCACCGTCCCGACTCGGCTTGGCTCCTCTTCGGCGTCTGCAACTGCCTAGCCCCGATCGACTGGGCTGACGACTCTACTCCCGACGGAAACGACGGCGTTTCGAACGAGAATGCTGAGAGTTTTGATTCGAAATGCTCAGCCGCTCCCGATCAGAATAACATTGATAGCTCCGCTGATTACAGAGTtacag GGGTGCCAGCCGATGGTCGATGCCTATTCAGAGCGATAGCACACGTGGCTTGCTTGAGAAATGGGGAGGAAGCCCCTGATGAGAATCGTCAGAGAGATCTCGCTGATGAATTAAGAGCTCAA GTTGTAGACGAGCTCTTAAAGAGGCGGGAGGAAACAGAATG GTTCATCGAAGGTGATTTTGATGCGTATGTGAAGAGACTTCAACAGCCTTATGTTTGGGGTGGAGAACCTGAGTTGCTGATGGCTTCTCATGTTTTAAA GCCCGGTTGCCCTTCCTACTTATTCTGGATTCTCATACCATCATGTTGCCATAGATGGAGTTTGTGA
- the LOC18785998 gene encoding OTU domain-containing protein At3g57810 isoform X1 — translation MLGFLCARRKTWIVSSLSSFAHGSAAAHQSRLLQAHTLPLIHQQIASFSCGFETRRHHHSSACQLGSACGTGAASIWHALLPSSCNRRSRDLRRPAIHYELKGEGSWNAAWDARPARWLHRPDSAWLLFGVCNCLAPIDWADDSTPDGNDGVSNENAESFDSKCSAAPDQNNIDSSADYRVTGVPADGRCLFRAIAHVACLRNGEEAPDENRQRDLADELRAQVVDELLKRREETEWFIEGDFDAYVKRLQQPYVWGGEPELLMASHVLKTPISVFMIDRSSAGLVNIANYGEEYRKEEEKPINVLFHGYGHYDILDSFSEQSLKKLNM, via the exons ATGCTCGGATTTCTTTGCGCGCGCCGCAAGACTTGGATCGTCAGCTCCCTCTCGTCCTTCGCTCACGGCTCGGCGGCGGCTCACCAGAGCCGACTCCTCCAAGCCCACACCCTTCCCCTCATTCATCAGCAAATCGCTAGCTTCTCCTGCGGTTTTGAGACTCGGCGCCACCACCACTCGAGCGCGTGCCAGCTCGGCTCGGCTTGCGGCACCGGCGCGGCATCGATATGGCACGCCTTGCTCCCTTCGTCCTGCAACCGGAGATCTCGAGATCTCCGCCGGCCGGCGATCCACTACGAGCTTAAGGGAGAGGGGTCTTGGAACGCCGCTTGGGACGCACGCCCAGCTCGCTGGCTCCACCGTCCCGACTCGGCTTGGCTCCTCTTCGGCGTCTGCAACTGCCTAGCCCCGATCGACTGGGCTGACGACTCTACTCCCGACGGAAACGACGGCGTTTCGAACGAGAATGCTGAGAGTTTTGATTCGAAATGCTCAGCCGCTCCCGATCAGAATAACATTGATAGCTCCGCTGATTACAGAGTtacag GGGTGCCAGCCGATGGTCGATGCCTATTCAGAGCGATAGCACACGTGGCTTGCTTGAGAAATGGGGAGGAAGCCCCTGATGAGAATCGTCAGAGAGATCTCGCTGATGAATTAAGAGCTCAA GTTGTAGACGAGCTCTTAAAGAGGCGGGAGGAAACAGAATG GTTCATCGAAGGTGATTTTGATGCGTATGTGAAGAGACTTCAACAGCCTTATGTTTGGGGTGGAGAACCTGAGTTGCTGATGGCTTCTCATGTTTTAAA GACACCAATATCTGTCTTCATGATAGATAGAAGCTCGGCTGGTTTGGTTAACATAGCAAATTATGGTGAAGAGTATCggaaagaagaggagaaaCCAATCAATGTTCTCTTTCATGGATATGGACACTATGACATCTTGGATTCTTTCTCAGAACAGAGTCTGAAGAAACTAAACATGTAG